The following are from one region of the Biomphalaria glabrata chromosome 12, xgBioGlab47.1, whole genome shotgun sequence genome:
- the LOC106056179 gene encoding vitamin K epoxide reductase complex subunit 1-like protein 1, which translates to MAPSTVSTTKKDVPIKRSKLIRNSTLFLCLIGLCISVFGLYIEIIKSKNKDYVALCDISGYVTCSRALTSRYAKGFGLVDKIFSNTSILNQPNTVYGMAYFAFQATLAFNPSSSAAVVQTAFSILANIGSVYLGYILFYIIRDFCVICVSTYVVNFLMLLVLLVKLKNSVAEDIRKTIRKKK; encoded by the exons atggccCCTTCCACAGTttccacaacaaaaaaagatgTTCCTATTAAGCGGTCCAAATTAATCCGAAATtcaactttatttttatgtttaatcGGACTTTGTATTTCAGTATTTGGCCtttatatagaaataataaagtCAAAGAACAAAGATTATGTTGCTTTATGTGATATAAGTGGATATGTTACATGTTCACGAGCTCTAACTTCCag ATATGCTAAAGGTTTTGGGCTGGTGGATAAGATCTTTAGCAACACAAGTATTCTGAATCAGCCTAATACTGTATATGGCATGGCTTATTTTGCCTTTCAGGCCACATTAG caTTTAACCCATCCTCCTCAGCTGCTGTGGTTCAGACAGCCTTCAGCATTCTAGCCAACATAGGATCAGTTTACCTTGGCTACATATTATTCTACATCATTAGGGACTTCTGCGTAATCTGTGTCTCAACATATGTTGTTAACTTTCTCATGCTGTTGGTGCTGTTAGTCAAACTGAAGAACTCTGTTGCTGAGGATATTAGAAAAACCATCAGAAAGAAGAAGTGA